One segment of Neobacillus endophyticus DNA contains the following:
- a CDS encoding DUF5677 domain-containing protein — MSDTAVYNLLDKLNVYSDELFEVFYYLENLKEFKENVEESLRQYFYHTYLKCKRNYKAIKILVNLDDEDLKNGYVEAIPLVRTLIESYFHLCYVTNSIQKEEVIRSYDLLNKYQLKQMLNNKVGYKIVFQGQADKRMLNEIKKAVNKVEENDIILFKNIYRFAKKTNNLDIYNGIYKKFNSYVHYNPTTYISYGAMNGQDSFNFGNMQHQPQRECEILNYVIEVAIRVLVTAMNFLRIDYAEKWVIDLFTEWEDLRKEYRSTDLVNYL; from the coding sequence ATGTCGGATACTGCTGTTTATAATTTATTGGATAAACTTAATGTATATTCTGATGAATTGTTTGAGGTATTTTATTATTTAGAGAATCTTAAAGAATTTAAGGAAAACGTAGAAGAATCTTTAAGACAATACTTTTATCATACTTATCTAAAATGTAAAAGAAATTATAAAGCGATTAAGATATTAGTGAATCTTGATGATGAAGATTTAAAAAATGGTTATGTTGAAGCAATACCACTGGTTAGAACTTTAATAGAAAGTTATTTTCATTTATGTTATGTAACTAATTCAATACAGAAAGAGGAAGTAATTCGTAGTTATGATTTACTAAACAAATATCAGCTAAAACAAATGTTGAATAATAAAGTGGGATATAAAATAGTTTTTCAGGGGCAAGCTGATAAAAGAATGCTAAATGAAATAAAGAAGGCAGTCAATAAGGTAGAAGAAAATGACATTATTTTATTTAAAAATATCTATAGATTTGCTAAGAAAACTAATAATCTGGATATTTATAATGGAATCTATAAAAAGTTCAATAGTTACGTGCATTATAATCCAACTACGTACATATCATACGGGGCTATGAATGGTCAAGATAGTTTTAATTTTGGTAACATGCAACATCAACCACAAAGAGAATGTGAGATTTTAAATTATGTCATTGAAGTTGCTATAAGAGTTTTAGTTACGGCGATGAATTTTTTGAGAATTGATTATGCTGAAAAGTGGGTAATTGACTTGTTTACAGAATGGGAAGATTTACGAAAAGAATATCGAAGTACAGATTTAGTAAATTACCTTTAA